From Astyanax mexicanus isolate ESR-SI-001 chromosome 13, AstMex3_surface, whole genome shotgun sequence, the proteins below share one genomic window:
- the camk2n1b gene encoding calcium/calmodulin-dependent protein kinase II inhibitor 1b, producing MSEVLKYEENRAPYGTGGEEQISLTCRLQNTGNFYSPAPNQRPPKLGQIGRSKRVVLEDDQIDEVLQNTGEKSPAEA from the exons ATGTCGGAGGTTCTGAAGTATGAGGAGAACCGGGCTCCGTACGGAACCGGCGGAGAGGAGCAGATCTCTCTGACCTGCCGCCTCCAGAACACCGGGAACTTCTACAGTCCCGCGCCCAACCAGCGGCCCCCCAAACTCGGCCAGATCGGGAGGAGTAAACGCG TTGTTCTAGAAGATGATCAGATTGATGAAGTTCTGCAGAACACAGGGGAGAAGTCTCCGGCGGAGGCGTGA
- the mul1b gene encoding mitochondrial ubiquitin ligase activator of NFKB 1 — protein MEANGKPSTAQILLLATSSALTAVLYSIYKRKAGHVSRLKEAKKISLDQDLKSILAEAPGKCIPYAVIEGVVRSVKESLNSQFVDNCKGVIERLTLKEKKMVWNRTTHLWNDCEKVIHQRTNTVPFDLASHDDCIAAAVRVIRPLDAAELDLETTYENFHPTVQSLSSVIGHFISGERPQGVHETEEMLRLGASVTGVGELVLENSLVRLQPPKQGLRYFLSRLDYEALVGKQESGVGVWRVLTLLVGLAACTTLIYILWKQYVWRRERRKERGVLEEFKEQQRRRMRELNLDEDAVSPSTCTVCLARDRSCVFLECGHVCSCEPCYRALPQPRKCPICRANIDRIVPLYNS, from the exons ATGGAAGCGAATGGAAAACCCTCCACAGCTCAGATCCTGCTTTTAGCCACCAGCTCTGCTCTCACTGCTGTACTTTACTCCATATACAAGAGGAAAGCAGGTCATGTTTCCAGATTAAAA GAAGCAAAGAAAATCTCCCTGGATCAGGATCTGAAGAGCATTCTGGCTGAAGCTCCAGGGAAATGTATTCCTTATGCTGTTATTGAAG GTGTTGTGCGATCGGTGAAGGAGAGCTTAAACAGTCAGTTTGTGGATAACTGTAAAGGCGTTATTGAGAGACTGACACTGAAAGAAAAGAAGATGGTATGGAATCGAACGACTCATCTctg GAACGACTGTGAGAAGGTTATCCACCAGCGCACCAACACCGTGCCCTTTGACCTGGCGTCTCACGATGACTGCATCGCTGCCGCCGTGCGCGTGATCCGCCCCCTGGACGCGGCCGAGTTGGATCTGGAGACGACCTACGAGAACTTCCACCCCACCGTTCAGTCGCTCAGCAGCGTCATCGGCCACTTCATCAGCGGCGAGCGGCCGCAGGGCGTTCACGAGACGGAGGAGATGCTGCGGCTCGGCGCCAGCGTGACCGGAGTCGGGGAGCTGGTGCTGGAGAACAGCCTGGTGCGGCTGCAGCCCCCCAAACAG GGCCTGCGGTACTTCCTGAGCCGGCTGGATTACGAGGCGCTGGTGGGGAAGCAGGAGAGCGGCGTGGGGGTGTGGAGGGTCCTGACGCTGCTGGTGGGGTTGGCCGCCTGCACCACCCTGATCTACATCCTGTGGAAGCAGTACGTCTGGAGGAGGGAGCGGAGGAAGGAGCGCGGCGTGCTGGAGGAGTTTAAGGAGCAGCAGAGGAGGCGAATGCGGGAGCTGAACCTGGACGAGGACGCCGTGTCCCCCAGCACCTGCACTGTCTGTCTCGCTCGGGACAGGTCCTGCGTCTTCCTGGAGTGTGGACACGTCTGTTCCTGCGAGCCCTGCTACCGAGCTCTCCCACAGCCCAGGAAATGCCCCATATGTAGAGCAAACATCGACAGGATCGTCCCCCTGTACAACAGCTAA